The sequence TCTAATCTGCAGGCAAGTATAAGTCCAGGTGACAAACTGTAGGCATATCCAGAGATGAAAAACATAAGAGAGCCAAccttaattaatatattttttttaaatacaaacctGTAATTTATCACGCTTCACTTGCATTAACTGCAATTTTGCCTTTTCATACACTATTTTATAAAGCAGCAGTCTTGCTTCAGCTACTCTGCAAAGGTTAATGTCAATGCTTATTAAGCTATACCACATTCTGGGACACGTAAGAATCTAAACTACATAATCATAACAGGCATGATGAAAGACACCACCTTTTATGCCCAACATTGAGGCAGTCGAACTTCTGTACACATTAAATACCAGTGTTAGCATAAAAATTGAAAGTGTAGATGCTCTATAGATTTAAAGAATGCAACGTGGTCCGACTATACTATGTAAACATGTTCGTAACAGACCCTGATTGATCATTTAATTCAGCAAACCTGAGACTGGACTTCAGAACACAGCATCTCATATTTTTTAGCCTTCAATAGGTGGACCAGCATATCTTCCAGCACACCAATCTACTTGATCATGATAAAACAGCAATGTCAACCAACATGATATAGATAACAAACTTAAGCATAAGATGGTTAATTCTATCACCCAGATTAGATTTTTCTTGGGAGAAagtaataataaaagaaaaggaatataCCGCTTTGAAATTTAGTTTGCTTGCCAATGGATAAAGCAGTTGTTCTGTATCTCCTGAGAATTTTACTAAAATCTGCAAGAAGGAAATCTGAAGTAAGAAAATGTATGAAAACAAAATACCTAGCATATCTGCCAGAGAACCTGGCTATTCAAGTGGACTAAAACAAAACAGGAAATAGTACACACATCAGTCCAGCACTTCCAAGTTGTATCACCCCCACACTTCTGTCTGTCATCGTAACCTTTATTTGACTGATGCAGCATGAACTCTGGATTGCAGTTCTCACTTCTGGGAACTTTCGGACTTTTCTGGATTCTGGGGATCGTATCTGTACAGTATCCATCCTCAGAAATTATTCCTAGGTTTCGTCGTTTTTGTCCAACAGAATTCTCTGAATCTTTCCCTGTAAACGGATTTGGTGAAATATGCTGTCCCTGATAACAACCATCACTAGGATGACTATTTGAATTGGACTCATGAGATACTAGGTCCTTCCCAGCAAAGGGTAGCACATTCTCAGTGTCTGCTGCGCAAGATGAATCCAGTCTGGAGGGGCTATTTGTTGACTCTTTTCTTGAGGGAATCCGATTCATATCTTTTATGAAGGGACTATGAATTGGCTCTTTCACAGTAGGACTTTGAATTGGGTCTCTCACGATAGGACTTCGAGTTAGCTCTTTCACCAAGGGACTTCGAATTGGTTCTTTTCCAGGACTCCGAGTAAGTTCTTTTCTGGGAGGACTCAGAGTTGATTCTTTCCTGCGGGGACTCTGATTTGGCGCTTTCCTGAGGGAACTCTGAATTGCCATTCTCCCGGTAGAATTGAGGGTTGGATTCTCCTGGGGTGGACTCTGAATTGGCCCTTTCATGGAGGGGTTCTCAGCTGACATTTTACCGGAAGGACTCTGCATTGACCATTTCCCGAACAAAATGTCAAATCCGTAAGCAACAACAGAACAAGTAATGATATTTCTAAATAGAACAGCCTATTATTTAACTGCAGCCAACTAATTGTATATAAAGATGTTTTCAAATTTGAGCAAACATTAGCCCAACACCCAGTCTACTGTGTTTAAAAAGGGCATGGAATGCACAAGCGAAGCAAAGTTGTGTGGTATAAAACATAGGCCCAACATCCATGTTCTTTTAAAAATTGGGCAAATATACAGAGACTGACCTGAAGGTATGGTTCAGTTGTGCTGCTGCAGACATATGGTTTAGAATGCATTGGTTCTGCTCCACCTTGAATGCTTTTATCTGGGCTGTTCAGAATGACTGCACCTCTTGAAGGTGATTGGAAGTTCTTTTCAGATTCAATTTGCAGATGGGGAGGATTATCTTCTTGCTCACCTGCCAATAGGGAATCAGTCCCAGAAGAAATTAATGCTCCTTCTGTGGGAGTTTCTGACATGAGATGCTGTGTCATTTTGCTTCCTGATAATGACAGCTGAGAGGGTGAAACCACCGCCGTTCTTGGTGTATTGTATGCATCCTTCATAGGAGTGTATGTAAACATGCTATGCTGAGGCTCTTCAACTTTATCAAGGTCTACGGTCTCGTTAACCTGGCTCAACATACTGGTGTTTATTGAGTTCTCATTTCCATTGCTATTCATGTTAAATAAGCTTTTCTGTCCTCTGTTGAGATCAGGCATAGCTGTTTGCTTCTCTAAACAAGCAGTAGGAGAATTGGAAAATTTGCATTGGAGATCTCTGTCAATGTCAGCCATAACATTCGTTAAGGGAGAATTCACATATGAGTAACTTGATAAtctacattttaatttttgaattccATCGTTGACGATAGAAGCACAGGGAGAAGGCTCAGGAAGAGTGAACCTAGAAATGCTTTTCTGAATTGATGAAACCCACTCATTATGTTTTGTGTGTTCAGCACTTAAAAAGGAACCTGGTTGTTTTGAGGATGGAGTCACTATCCCTGAGTGTCTTTCCAAATTAGGAGTATTCGATAACAAGAATATGGACCCCTCCATTGGTGATCTATAATGTTGGTCCAAATGTTGATCGCTATTATCATTATATATTTTCTCCTTAAGAGAATGTTCTTGTACCAAGCCTTGACTCGAATGTTGATAAGCAGGTCCATGCTGGACAAACACATCAAACTGAAGTGCTTCACTATCGACTTTTGGTAGGCCATTGCCATTAACAGCAGTTAACTCCAATTTTTTCATACCCCTTGGAGATGCATCTTCAGGACTAAATTCCTTATTCACCTGCAAGAAAACCTGTGCATCAGTTCACCGATAAGAAAAAACTCACGATTATTTTATTAAGCACCTTACGGTTTATTCATTGGTGCAGTTACATAAACATGtacttaagaaaataaatatttcaagTTTCAACTAGAATGCAAGCACAAATATTGCATCAATTATGCATACTAAACAGTTGGCAAGAATAGGACCAGTCATTAACTGTCAAGCATAATAAAAGACGTTTTTTTGATCTGGATTGAATTGTGTATTTCAGTATGGAACAAGTTGACTATGGATATGCAACCACAAAATAATgtgttaaaattaaaaatgtacAAATGTAATAATTAGACTACTAGACGAATATTTGTGGCAATGCGACTATCATAATAGTCTCCAAAAAAGCCGGGGCCATTTACTTCAGGTATTCGACCAAACTATCATGGTCGACAAGAAGACTGAAAACTAAAATTTCAGCTTCTGTTTTACAATCCAATATCCAAATATCCAAGTTCCTAATTTTCCACTGTCATTACCTTCATTCTCACATCCCATTTTATTAAAGAACCCAACCATAGAAATTTTCAGTGTCTGTTTACCACAACCACAAAATCCATTTCAGTAAACAACAAAAGCTATAAGATGTTTGAGCCATTAAGAGAATTAATTTTTGAAATACATAAAATCATATGCACTGGGCCACTGGCAGAACTTTTTGGTTCAACAGCTTACAACAATGCAACCACCCTCAGAACAACAACTAAAACGTCCATCATCAAATCTACTAATGTAAAATACAGAATGTATGAGATCAAACCACACCGGCAACAGTTCTATCAAAATCTTGATTGCAAGAGACATTCTTACATTGTTTAATTGATTCTGGGTCTGGATTTGGCCATCACCAGAATCACCAGCAGCTGAATTATGATTTCCGTTAGATGAGGTATCGTAAGCAATCTGATGAAGATAACCGCCATTTGACTCACTCAACTTGATACGAGAAACAGATTCTACCTCAGTAGACAAGTCATTGGTGCTGAAATTACCCATTTCAGTAGTTCTACCATTTCTCATGTGGCCAATCCCATTTTCATCTGATGCAGACACCTCACCCCTATTCGGTGGCATTGAAGTGGCTAGGACGGAAACTGGGTCAGCATGCATATCCTTGCTGCCCGCTGCAAGAAGTGCATCTAATATTGGAGATAATCTACCATAATCATACTTATGTGGATTTTCTTCTATGATACTCATGTCATTTGAATCTTCCCCACTTCTGACCTTATCAGCAGGGACAGAAGACTGAAGGGTAACCATCTTCGGTTTTGTTAAAGACATGAGGCTTCCAGAATCAGTAACATTGGTATTATGGTTTGGTGTCTTCTCTTCAAAGGCAAGGCGAACTGCCGTTGGGGTCTTGAGATCTCCTCCGGAGTCTGACCTTGCAAGACTATGGTAATGCATTGAAAATGCTGTAGTATCCAATGTAGCTTCATGAATGTCATCTGAGGCCGCAGAATCAGATAACCGTCCTGGTCTAATGAAATTGGCCGATACAGGGCCAAAGAAAATGTCTTCTACAAAAACAAACCATAAAATGTGGTATAATTTTCGACTAAGACATGAAATTTACACACTCAGCGAAATTACTACCTAACACAAACAACAAGATAAGCTATGCAGTTACAAATTCAATTACCGGCATCCTTTTCGAGTTATTTAAAGTACAGTATAATGTAAGCAGGTAATATGAAGCACCAATTACATAAGCCATTAAGTACTAACATCCTCTAAAGAATCTTCCTTTACTTTCCTAATTGTgtattaattactaattaataaaaaaataagataaaatttaTAGCTTACCATCATTAGAGGTAGCAGAGCCCGGAACACTACTCCCAGGAGAGGGCGATCCAATTGGCCTGAAAAACGACTTTCTCCCGTCGTCGTTTTCGTCATCGTTATCGGAATCCCTAAAATCGTCGCTGTCACCGCCCAAGTCCCTAAAAAACCCTATCACCGGGTTCTCGGCATGTTCGAAGTCTTTTTGAGAGCTGGATTGGGGCTTGGGGTCCGGAGGTGTGTCGTAGTCCTCGTCGCGGTTGAAGATGTGGACGGATGTGATCTCGGTGTCGGCGAAGCTCACGCGGCGGGAGCGCTTCTCCTTGATTCTTAGGGCTATTGTTTCCGGTTCGGTCTCGGAGTTGCAGGGCTCATCGGGGGCGTTGGAGGCCATCGGAAATGGTGGAATGGGAGAGGGAGAGTGGGGAAATTAGGGTTTGCAGTTTGAATTTGGACGGAGTAGTGCGCTGTGTGTCAGTCAGTCACTGTGGGACTGTGgagcgggagagagagagagaatggagggaAAATTATTTTAATGGTTTAAAAATGGGGTAATTTAACGAAAACGggttactttaatgaaaaattatttttttaaaataaaaaattaattttagtactattaattttatcttttattttatttttatagttaaaatttaaaattttcaaatcatttttatttttattttaaaaatattttatttatttactatgAGTCGTTtgactcatttttttttttttgaattttcactgTTCTAGTTTTTGTATAATTGCAATTTTGTCCCTCGAAagctttttgttttaatttgtctTGATTTAGCGGTAATTCTTTCTTCCAAATTTCCAACGATAGAAAGAATCTCATGTTCATAATTAGTTTACATAATTTTCCACTTGCAAGTGTGCGGTTTTAATTTTGACTCATATagataatgaatttaatatctAATTATTATTTCTaatccattatgaaacttgagTTAAATTCTTCTAAAACTCAATTTTGCACCATACAATTAAACCAGGCTCTACAAAAATGATGACTTATAAGTTGGACTAAGTGAGTGGTAGTACACATCAACATATGATCGAGTCACTAGATACTAATAAATAAGTAAGAGCCACCTCAATAGAAAGAAATGATTACCATCAAACTATGTGTTCTAAAAGTGAGTCAACGACATAAGTTTCGTGCTATGTAAATGGGATGGTATGTAAGATCAGTCATATATCATGCTCAAGATGGAATTACATAATTTACTATCACACAAGATGGAATTACCAACAATCCAGTTGAACTAACAAAATCCCATATGAAATTACCAACAATTCGAAGCTCGAACACTCACCTTCCATGTCGAGACTAGATATTTTATTGAGGTCGTTCAAGATCGTGAGGCCATACTACAAGACCTTGGAGCTGTGGACCTTGAGCTTTTGGACCAAGCAAAGCTATCCCAGACCCCTCCTCCATTATCGACCTAGTTTTTGAATGTGCGATCTGACCTGCCAACGAACCATCCAGCACAGAGGAAATTTTTCTTTAGGATTTCAATTGAGAAAGAAAGATATCGCATGGAGAGAGGAAGATTAAGAAAGAAAATGTGAAATGGGTTGGAGCGGCGGAAAGGATGAGAATGGGAAAGAAAAAGAGCCatgtgagagaaagagagtttgGGAGATGCTTCTAGAAAAATGTGGactgattttaattatgataataaaacataaaaagatagagattttaaataataaactagtttaatttttttttataaaataaccaTTAGTGTTGGAGATGCTTATGATAAAGAGTAATAGTTGTATAGTAAATAGATATTATAAATGTAGgattatgattttttgttaaacgtTAGATTATatatttaagataaagtttataaatatttttcttttaaaaataaagtatatttagtaattcacctttatttgttaagaaaattaaattaatggcacatctagtattataccatttttggtcatttcacaccgttacaattgttttacataaaagtttaccaaacactataatactgcatttttttttccaaaagcatttttgcaaaaaagtttaccaaacactctgctgttttatttcacagttgcttattctcatagcacagcagaagcagtttttttttcaaagcacagcaataccaaaccagcccttagtgcCTTGGTACGTATATATGTTCATCCATTAActcactattttattttatcatatGATTAGTTCTTAATTAACTATTGATTAATGTACAAATTACAGACATGAGATTGCCGAGGTTGGTCCGAATAATGTTCTCGGATTCAAAGTTGGTGATCATGTCGGAGTTGGAACTCTTATTAATTCATGCAGAAGTTGTGATTATTGTAATGACGTTCTTTAAGTTTAATGTGAAGGAGTTGTTTATACTTACAACCGTCTCGACATCGATGGTACCATGACGAAGGGTGGATTTTCCACTTACATCGTTGTCCATGAAATGTGTTGTGTCACCTCACGAGAAGTTGTTTAATTTGATAGTTATACCAACTCATCGTGTTACTAATTAATCAGCATGTTGCAATGTTCCATATTTATTACTCTTTGTTAATTAAAATGCTAGGTGGTGTAGTCTAAATGGGTaacaattacaaaaaaaattagaaaatagttAGAGTTGGTCTTTGACTTTGTCCAGTGGAAGTTGGAGAGAGAAACTCATTTTTTCTGTTTAGAACTTCGGTGTGCCTTAGCCCTTAGGCGCACCTTGACCACGTTTAGGCAAGTTTAAGCCTTCTCCCATTGGGCAGAGGCATTTCCACCAACGCCCCACCTCCAAAGCCGGCTAGGAGCACCGCGAGCCGTGTTTTTTAAAACACTGATTCCgttaaacaaaaattcaaatgagtAATAACATTAGTAGTCATATATAAGTGATCAGTTGATCTTAATTTACATAGAAAATAACTTATTGTAAATCATTAGCTTAGTGCACAAGAAAGTGGAACAAATTGAGGTGAAGTCAAATAAGCTGAAACAATTTGCCTACTTCTAGCTTAGGAAGCCTTGACTACAATTGGACTCCTCACATAGTGTTTACCATCTGACCATATCAACTTCCCTAACACAtagtttttagcttgttttgctTCTTTAACCTGCAGGAGTACCTTAAAGCTCTTCTCTTCACCAATCTTCTTGAACTTCAACTTCTTTGGCTCAACAGAAACCGATACCCCATCCGGGCTTTGGATATACGCCTTATATGTTCCTGGGGAGCCAACATTTTTCACTGTTCTAGTCACCTCAAGGAATCCAGAGAGTTTAGGGATAGTGATTGAGGGGTAGTTGAGGTTAGTGGGACTAATAGCTGGTTTGGGGCACTCATACGTATCCTCTGAAAACATTTCCATTTCTGTTTCGTTGTAGCCCATTGCGCACAGGAAGTTCAAGTAATCGTTAAGGGATAAATCATATACCAATCCAGGATCCAtagcactgtttgggttaacaTGTCCTGCACCGTAACTAAATGGTGTTGCCTCATAGAAAGAAGCATTGAGCAATGGTCCCATGCTGTTATCTCGTGTTATCGCTGTGTAACACAggatttgaaagaaaatatCAGAAAGACGAGTAATGGTCTCTTGAGACAGACGTTAATGTGGAGCGAATACATAAATGACCGTGCGTAGGGACTTCTTACCGGTGGTCATGATTGCAGATTTAATGGCTGCAGGACTCCAATGAGGATAGAGGGTTTTAAGAAGGCCACAAATGCCGGAAATATGTGGACACGACATTGATGTGCCTGACGCTGAGTTGAATGGAATTCGCCGTTGGTCAAACATTTGATTTGTTGGCCCTCGTGCTTTCGTGTAGGCTGCTATGACACTCACTCCAGGCGCAGTGATATCTGGCTGAATTAATGTACAACAACACTTACTGAATACTTGGCCAAATCAGCAAaaatatgtggagtttgtttAATGACCAGAAATTGTGTttgctaataaaaaaaccttaagGATGCCTGGTGTAATGGTGTTGGGTCCCTTTGATGAAAATGGTGCCATGAATGGAGAGGGCTTTGTTCCCAGTTCTGTTATTGCACGCTTTATGTAAGCCCGCGGAGACCTGTCAAGATATGCAAGTTTCTCAACTAGTAATTTTACCAAAAACTTGATATTGCTGACACTGCGGTGAAGCAGCCTAACATATGAAACAGACGCAGTCTAAAACAGGCAATTTGGAGGGTACTTCACCCATCTTACTTAGTTGAATTGATATAAGCAAAGACAAGGATGCCGTCGGTGAAATTGATATGTGAAGCAGGGAGGACATGTGGATCAGAAATAATTTCATTCCCGTTAAGAGCATTGTTAGCAAGAATCATTCCCACGGCGCCAGCCAGTAAGGCTTGCTCACCCTTGTCTACTTTTGCGTTGTCCCCTCGCAGGCAGGCCAAGATCTTTCCCTTCACTTTTTTAGGATCCAGCGTGCCGGCCTTGCATAGCAGACTGCAGCATCATATAAGCAGATTACTAAGAACTTGAATATAATTTTGGTATAATGAAAATCAGAAGATTGATGTTGCCTATCCTTACGCTTCTTTAGCTGATGCATTAGCTGCTTTAGCATCCGCAGCACTAATAAGTTGGTAAAATTTCTTGCCCcgcaaggcaacagacgacaaGCTTTGTCCCTTCAGAACAAAGTAGATAAAACTTAATATGGATTTGAGTAGCTTTGTAGGATATATAACATAAGTTCCCATAAAACACCCTAACATGTCTTATTATGTATACGATAAAAAGGGACGGCTAACGATTTTGGCACTCGTCTTCTGTCCATCTGCACTCCGAATtgaatattttataatttattgtttCTGCACTCACAGGTGAAGTACAAAGACTAAACGAGGAGTGTTAAAATCATTAGTCGGGAAATGGACTATAACCAACCTTGAGGTGCTTCCAGTTGCCGAGGGTGACATAACTCGGAAACTCCCTATCCATAGTACTGGCGCCGACTGTGATCTGCCACGGTGATATATTCGAGACAGTACCTTCAGCCGGACCAGAATTCCCCGCTGAGCAAACCACAACAATGCCATGCTTAACAGCATGAAAAGCACCAATTGAAACACTGTCACTGAAGAATGTAGTAGGATCTCCACCCAGTGAAACGGACAACACATCAACACCGTCATCGATGGCCGCATCAAATGCAGCCAATATATCTGCATGAAAACACTTAGTTCCATCCACTGGAGGCCAGCACACCTTATAGGCTGCAACCCTGGCTTTTGGTGATCCACCCTTTGCTGTTCCATTTCCAAAGCCGAACACGCTCGCACCGGTTACAAAattgcccccagcggttgacaAGGTGTGGGAGCCATGGCCATCGTCGTCACGCGGCGAATTGAAAGAGGAGTTGAGGAGACCAGCAGCTGCAGCATAGCCCTTGTTGAAGTATCGTGCTCCAATAAGCTTCCTTTCATGCCAAAAAGTTTGTTACCAAATGAGTTACAAAGTTACCACTATATAACAAATCAAAAACCTTAATTTACAATATGACACATATTTTGAGGAATATAAAATCCCTCGTCACAAAGTTTTATAGATAAAATGCAACTTACAATGGGTGATTCCACTACTAATAGCATCGAGACTTTTTGTATAAAATATCACACCCGTTTGTATGTATATGTAATTAAATTAAAGATTATACCAGTATTGATTAATAGTGAACTGCTAGCAAAATACATTTGTTAGGGCATTTTAGATGAACTGAGGACTACTGCATACATGCAGATCATAAACTACATCAAGACAACGGTCATGTTCTGGACCTGTCTTCTCtcccattattttttttttatcataactGAAATTTCCATTACGGTTAAACAAACAGAGCACAAGAGTTTTGGAGGAGCAAAGGGAAGCCTCATTAAAAAGCTCCAAAGAAGAGGGAAAAAGAGTGCTTCACCAACTTGCTCCCCACTTACAATTAGGGACAAAGAGTGCTTCTCCCATtattaaaacataatttgttTGCTTAATCTAAAGAAATCGTTGTATAGTATGGACAATGTTAGGGAGATTAAATGTAGGGgctaaattttataaactaaatgatgtgaaaGTTGATAAtgagattattacttaagtgttaattaacgtgcttatttcttattgatgatACATAATTTAGTTTGCGAATTTAGTCTATCTAACATTACTCTTATAATgaatatgttttcttttaccGTCTTTCTTTGGACTACAAGCAGTGAAAGTGTAATAGAATAGTGACTAGAAGTTGGATTTTTGATGAAGTATTTGACTACTATAGCTTGGTTAATTTATTGTCCTATAGAATATGTCTTTTTCAAATATTAAGCAAGTTCATTTGGGAAGGTATCAGTGGTCTTACCCAAGTCAAAAGAGCAGGAAGAGGCATAATAGCCATCAACCGGAAGCAGTGCAGAAATAGGAGGAGAGCTTGTCTCAGCAAGTGATTGGGATTGCCGATGAGGAAAGAGTACACACCTCTTATGTTTTTGGTGGatcgaataaattaaagaagattaaTAAACAAAACTAACAAAGATGTGTTAAAGATAACACTACTCGTTTTCCTACTACCGCTAATATAATATTCACAGCcaacttaacggatgtatgagactgttccaAAAATAAGACTTGATGTATGactctgagatgaaaaaaatttcatgtaccaaatgttgaaaaccacgaaacttcaggatagtaaactgagattaaccctaaaaaaaattgtgaataaCACTATCCGTTTTCCTACTACCAATAACACTATCCGTTTTCCTACTACCAATAATATAATATTCACAAATATTTTTGTAATCCACTATGCCACAATAAAACTACATCATCGTAATTGAGCTAACCATCAAAGACCTCCTCTGGACCACATGCTAGTGCGGGATTTTGTAAACTTTTAAATAAGATAATTGATTAGAAATTTAGATGTAGTTTTCAAATCtgaaaataattaacaaaaaatgaaTCAAATTATAATCTGATTACATGCATCTCAATTTATTTGCAGTTCTAGGTTTCTAGAATAAGAATGGCCGCAACTTTATGAGAAAGTCTCGTACGAATCCTGCTTTATAGATGCCATTTACTCCGCTACAAAAGGGGATAACCTTGGTTGGATTGGACCATCCAAGTTTAAGATAAAACTGGGACTGATTACACAGAACAAAGAAGAATAtctcttggttttttttttttcttttccaattttAACACTCGCGTTTTaacaataaatatatatttattttaatttttataaagcGATATTCTAAATTACTTTAATTTAAGAGATAGGAATTTAAACTCGAACGCAAGAGACATTGACATGCTACAGTGCCTAACTCACATCCGTATCAACGAGCGTATTTTGTTTAACTTATACCAAGATACTTTTTTAACATTTGATTCTTAATGTTGTAGAAAAGGAAACAGAAAGTAAACTAATCTCAATTAgaaaataatcataaaatagTGGGTACCTGTTGCAGTGAAATTCAGAATCTATCTCATTTTGGCAGATTCCTTTCCACTTGGATGGAATCGGTCCATACCCTTCATCACTAAAGCTCTTGGATTCTGGCCATGCGCCTACAACCCCATTCAAGAACACTAGGGTTACCAATGCTCCTTACAAAACAATcgaaactctttttttttgtgtgaaatatttttaaaatccaGCTAAAAAAAGGTACCAATATTGCAATAAGGACAGTCGAGTGCAAGTCtaggggtttttttttcctcttcaaATGAGAAATTTGAAAGTCTCTGATTATATATAGGAAGATTTTTCAGTGAGCTTGGAATACGGAGTGATACGCCATGTTATTATACaatcgaagagacacttaaaataaataaataaaactacatttcaattgtataatgacatgtgtTGTACTGTCTCGTATTTTGGACACACCGAAAAATTTCTCCTATATATAGGGGTTTTTGGGTACTTAATTGTGAAAAACGATGCGTTAATAAATTAAGAGGGAGCTAGGCAAATGCTAAGAATTAGCTAGTTGTTATACAACAATATGTTTAcaaaaaatgaccataattataTTAATGCGAAAATAAATTGATATCCAAATCATTGTCTATGAGTGAAAATAAATACAATTGCCCAAGTTGTTAAAATTATACTAATGGTGGTCCAAAAG is a genomic window of Malus domestica chromosome 09, GDT2T_hap1 containing:
- the LOC103443076 gene encoding uncharacterized protein isoform X1, translated to MASNAPDEPCNSETEPETIALRIKEKRSRRVSFADTEITSVHIFNRDEDYDTPPDPKPQSSSQKDFEHAENPVIGFFRDLGGDSDDFRDSDNDDENDDGRKSFFRPIGSPSPGSSVPGSATSNDEDIFFGPVSANFIRPGRLSDSAASDDIHEATLDTTAFSMHYHSLARSDSGGDLKTPTAVRLAFEEKTPNHNTNVTDSGSLMSLTKPKMVTLQSSVPADKVRSGEDSNDMSIIEENPHKYDYGRLSPILDALLAAGSKDMHADPVSVLATSMPPNRGEVSASDENGIGHMRNGRTTEMGNFSTNDLSTEVESVSRIKLSESNGGYLHQIAYDTSSNGNHNSAAGDSGDGQIQTQNQLNNVNKEFSPEDASPRGMKKLELTAVNGNGLPKVDSEALQFDVFVQHGPAYQHSSQGLVQEHSLKEKIYNDNSDQHLDQHYRSPMEGSIFLLSNTPNLERHSGIVTPSSKQPGSFLSAEHTKHNEWVSSIQKSISRFTLPEPSPCASIVNDGIQKLKCRLSSYSYVNSPLTNVMADIDRDLQCKFSNSPTACLEKQTAMPDLNRGQKSLFNMNSNGNENSINTSMLSQVNETVDLDKVEEPQHSMFTYTPMKDAYNTPRTAVVSPSQLSLSGSKMTQHLMSETPTEGALISSGTDSLLAGEQEDNPPHLQIESEKNFQSPSRGAVILNSPDKSIQGGAEPMHSKPYVCSSTTEPYLQSPSGKMSAENPSMKGPIQSPPQENPTLNSTGRMAIQSSLRKAPNQSPRRKESTLSPPRKELTRSPGKEPIRSPLVKELTRSPIVRDPIQSPTVKEPIHSPFIKDMNRIPSRKESTNSPSRLDSSCAADTENVLPFAGKDLVSHESNSNSHPSDGCYQGQHISPNPFTGKDSENSVGQKRRNLGIISEDGYCTDTIPRIQKSPKVPRSENCNPEFMLHQSNKGYDDRQKCGGDTTWKCWTDILVKFSGDTEQLLYPLASKLNFKAIGVLEDMLVHLLKAKKYEMLCSEVQSQKFDCLNVGHKRVAEARLLLYKIVYEKAKLQLMQVKRDKLQIRVQLLSSAIRKSQMLKLNYIHCQSEPSERETHVDDSHRQYSLVNSEGEQEASCDNVSTMRQELKALDRDVKSLSNFFHSHCKLKGEPGCADTISLVQHHLKTRTCCRIICHDLQLWKVDHFEIKNGHYKILLSYHGYVLQRFTGTGGPASNIVISHSFNYIKITKEFPNMDVQVAFGFVLNAEATKKSCDLRCFPLAQETQVTRSLLRNLLDVVEEVHLARFEIVNLIQTTFQTPSAEQLDLKLCFLNFKSGRQVAVTLDMTCLKSGIYPSEILPHQIQASSESAVEKALPESLLAETRAAAEILESGYTRIKRLCKCISNVV
- the LOC103443076 gene encoding uncharacterized protein isoform X3, translated to MASNAPDEPCNSETEPETIALRIKEKRSRRVSFADTEITSVHIFNRDEDYDTPPDPKPQSSSQKDFEHAENPVIGFFRDLGGDSDDFRDSDNDDENDDGRKSFFRPIGSPSPGSSVPGSATSNDEDIFFGPVSANFIRPGRLSDSAASDDIHEATLDTTAFSMHYHSLARSDSGGDLKTPTAVRLAFEEKTPNHNTNVTDSGSLMSLTKPKMVTLQSSVPADKVRSGEDSNDMSIIEENPHKYDYGRLSPILDALLAAGSKDMHADPVSVLATSMPPNRGEVSASDENGIGHMRNGRTTEMGNFSTNDLSTEVESVSRIKLSESNGGYLHQIAYDTSSNGNHNSAAGDSGDGQIQTQNQLNNVNKEFSPEDASPRGMKKLELTAVNGNGLPKVDSEALQFDVFVQHGPAYQHSSQGLVQEHSLKEKIYNDNSDQHLDQHYRSPMEGSIFLLSNTPNLERHSGIVTPSSKQPGSFLSAEHTKHNEWVSSIQKSISRFTLPEPSPCASIVNDGIQKLKCRLSSYSYVNSPLTNVMADIDRDLQCKFSNSPTACLEKQTAMPDLNRGQKSLFNMNSNGNENSINTSMLSQVNETVDLDKVEEPQHSMFTYTPMKDAYNTPRTAVVSPSQLSLSGSKMTQHLMSETPTEGALISSGTDSLLAGEQEDNPPHLQIESEKNFQSPSRGAVILNSPDKSIQGGAEPMHSKPYVCSSTTEPYLQSPSGKMSAENPSMKGPIQSPPQENPTLNSTGRMAIQSSLRKAPNQSPRRKESTLSPPRKELTRSPGKEPIRSPLVKELTRSPIVRDPIQSPTVKEPIHSPFIKDMNRIPSRKESTNSPSRLDSSCAADTENVLPFAGKDLVSHESNSNSHPSDGCYQGQHISPNPFTGKDSENSVGQKRRNLGIISEDGYCTDTIPRIQKSPKVPRSENCNPEFMLHQSNKGYDDRQKCGGDTTWKCWTDILVKFSGDTEQLLYPLASKLNFKAIGVLEDMLVHLLKAKKYEMLCSEVQSQFDCLNVGHKRVAEARLLLYKIVYEKAKLQLMQVKRDKLQIRVQLLSSAIRKSQMLKLNYIHCQSEPSERETHVDDSHRQYSLVNSEGEQEASCDNVSTMRQELKALDRDVKSLSNFFHSHCKLKGEPGCADTISLVQHHLKTRTCCRIICHDLQLWKVDHFEIKNGHYKILLSYHGYVLQRFTGTGGPASNIVISHSFNYIKITKEFPNMDVQVAFGFVLNAEATKKSCDLRCFPLAQETQVTRSLLRNLLDVVEEVHLARFEIVNLIQTTFQTPSAEQLDLKLCFLNFKSGRQVAVTLDMTCLKSGIYPSEILPHQIQASSESAVEKALPESLLAETRAAAEILESGYTRIKRLCKCISNVV